A single Dunckerocampus dactyliophorus isolate RoL2022-P2 chromosome 2, RoL_Ddac_1.1, whole genome shotgun sequence DNA region contains:
- the LOC129177403 gene encoding transcription factor Sox-9-A-like gives MNLLDPYLKMSEEQDKCLSDAPSPSMSEDSAGSPCPSGSGSDTENTRPSENGLLRMEAALAEFKKDEDDKFPACIREAVSQVLKGYDWTLVPMPVRVNGSTKNKPHVKRPMNAFMVWAQAARRKLADQYPHLHNAELSKTLGKLWRLLNEGEKRPFVEEAERLRVQHKKDHPDYKYQPRRRKSVKNGQSEPEDGSEQTHISPNAIFKALQQADSPASSMGEVHSPGEHSGSQGPPTPPTTPKTDVSSGKMDLKREGGLRSLPDGTSQRQLNIDFRDVDIGELSSDVISHIETFDVNEFDQYLPPNGHPGSVSGPGTPVAYSGSYSISSGAPVSPTAGAAAWMPKSQSQQGQQQQHTLTTLGGGSGGGGTGSEAQHRTQIKTEQLSPSHFSEQQGSPQHVSYSPFNLQHYSPSSYPAISRPQPYDFTDHQGGAPSFYSHAGAGQNSGLYSTFSYMSSPSQRPMYTPIADNTGVPSIPQSSPQHWDQAPVYTQLTRP, from the exons ATGAATCTTCTCGACCCCTACCTGAAGATGTCGGAGGAACAAGACAAGTGTCTCTCTGATGCCCCGAGCCCGAGCATGTCCGAGGACTCCGCGGGCTCTCCGTGCCCGTCCGGCTCCGGTTCCGACACCGAGAACACCCGGCCGTCGGAAAACGGGCTGCTCAGAATGGAAGCGGCTTTGGCTGAATTCAAGAAGGACGAGGACGACAAGTTCCCCGCTTGCATCCGCGAGGCTGTGTCCCAGGTGCTCAAAGGCTACGACTGGACCCTGGTGCCCATGCCGGTGCGCGTAAACGGATCTACCAAGAACAAGCCTCACGTTAAGAGACCGATGAATGCCTTCATGGTGTGGGCGCAGGCTGCGCGGAGGAAGCTGGCCGACCAGTACCCGCACCTGCACAACGCCGAGCTCAGCAAAACCTTGGGCAAACTCTGGAG GCTTCTCAATGAGGGCGAGAAGCGGCCGTTTGTGGAAGAGGCTGAGCGCCTCCGCGTGCAGCACAAGAAGGATCACCCGGACTACAAGTACCAGCCAAGGCGGAGGAAGTCAGTCAAGAACGGCCAAAGTGAGCCTGAGGACGGCAGCGAGCAGACCCATATCTCCCCCAATGCCATCTTTAAAGCCCTGCAGCAGGCAGACTCTCCTGCCTCCAGCATGGGAGAGGTGCACTCTCCTGGGGAGCACTCAG GCTCCCAGGGACCCCCAACCCCTCCCACTACCCCCAAAACTGATGTCAGTTCAGGCAAGATGGACCTTAAGCGTGAAGGAGGTCTCAGGTCACTCCCTGATGGCACCAGCCAGCGCCAGCTCAACATCGACTTCCGTGACGTGGACATTGGTGAGCTGAGCAGCGACGTCATCTCTCACATCGAGACCTTCGACGTCAATGAGTTTGACCAGTACCTCCCACCAAACGGGCACCCGGGTTCCGTTAGCGGGCCGGGCACACCCGTCGCTTACAGCGGTAGCTACAGCATCAGCAGCGGCGCGCCGGTCAGCCCTACAGCAGGGGCAGCCGCCTGGATGCCTAAAAGCCAGAGCCAGCAgggacaacaacagcagcacaccCTCACCACCCTGGGCGGCGGCAGCGGCGGTGGCGGCACCGGTTCCGAGGCTCAGCACAGGACCCAAATCAAGACAGAGCAGCTGAGCCCGAGCCACTTCAGCGAGCAGCAGGGCTCACCGCAGCATGTCTCCTACAGCCCCTTCAACTTGCAGCACTACAGCCCCTCCTCCTACCCGGCCATCTCCAGGCCACAGCCGTACGACTTCACCGACCACCAGGGGGGCGCCCCATCATTCTACAGCCACGCTGGGGCAGGTCAGAACTCGGGGCTCTACTCGACTTTCAGCTACATGAGCAGCCCCAGCCAGAGGCCCATGTACACACCCATCGCTGACAACACGGGGGTGCCCTCCATCCCGCAGAGCAGCCCCCAGCACTGGGATCAGGCACCGGTTTACACCCAGCTAACCAGACCCTGA